Proteins encoded together in one Methanobrevibacter millerae window:
- the cyaB gene encoding class IV adenylate cyclase, translating to MIEVEVKAKIENFQDMEKKLEKLGAIKSKKEFQEDIYFNSPIVDFAKTDEALRIRTTKEDENTKIFITYKGPKIDSKSKTREEIEISIEDSVKCSKIFENLGFKKVRAVKKNRQYYKYENFEISLDDVEGLSPYMEIEIALDDGADYSEAQDKIFELFSQLGINDGFERTSYLELLEKLY from the coding sequence ATGATAGAAGTTGAAGTTAAAGCAAAAATTGAAAATTTTCAGGATATGGAAAAAAAGTTAGAAAAACTTGGGGCTATAAAAAGTAAAAAAGAATTCCAAGAAGATATTTATTTCAACAGTCCGATTGTCGATTTCGCAAAAACAGATGAAGCCTTAAGAATCAGAACAACGAAAGAGGACGAAAACACCAAGATATTCATTACCTACAAGGGTCCCAAAATCGATTCAAAAAGCAAAACACGTGAAGAAATTGAAATCAGTATTGAAGACAGCGTGAAATGCTCAAAGATTTTCGAAAACCTCGGATTTAAAAAAGTAAGGGCGGTCAAGAAAAACAGGCAGTACTACAAATACGAAAACTTCGAGATTAGCCTTGATGACGTTGAAGGCCTAAGCCCATATATGGAAATAGAAATCGCTTTGGATGACGGTGCAGACTACAGTGAAGCCCAGGACAAGATATTTGAACTCTTTTCACAATTGGGAATAAATGACGGATTTGAGAGAACTTCATATCTGGAACTATTAGAAAAATTATATTAA
- a CDS encoding homocitrate synthase family protein, which yields MQYYVSHYNKECEITFPEDFLIYDTTLRDGEQTPGVCFSLDEKLEIARKLDQLKINQIEAGFPIVSEKERESVKTIANEGLNAEILALTRTKPEDIDAALDCDVDGIITFVGTSDIHLDHKMHITRQDAINLCETAVDYAKDHGLYVAFSAEDATRTDIDFLKRIYSKAEECGADRVHIADTTGAITPQGIDYLVRELVKDLNINLALHCHNDFGLAVINSITGVLAGAKGISTTVNGLGERAGNASLEELIMALKILYGKDLGFKTKYLKELSDLVAEASQLPVPYNKPIVGNNVFRHESGIHVDAVIEEPLCYEPYVPELVGQKRQLVLGKHSGCRAVRAKLNECELDVSDDELIEIVRKVKKSREEGKYINDKVFKEIVKSTKR from the coding sequence TTGCAGTATTATGTTAGTCATTACAACAAAGAATGTGAAATAACCTTCCCGGAAGATTTCCTGATATATGACACCACCTTAAGGGACGGTGAGCAGACTCCGGGCGTCTGTTTCAGTTTAGACGAAAAACTGGAAATTGCACGAAAGCTTGACCAGCTGAAAATCAACCAGATTGAAGCGGGCTTTCCTATAGTATCCGAAAAGGAAAGGGAAAGCGTGAAAACAATTGCAAATGAAGGCCTCAACGCTGAAATCCTTGCATTAACCAGGACGAAGCCTGAAGACATTGACGCAGCGCTTGACTGCGATGTCGATGGGATAATCACCTTTGTGGGAACCTCAGACATCCACCTGGACCACAAGATGCACATCACCCGCCAGGACGCAATCAACCTGTGTGAAACAGCGGTTGACTACGCAAAGGATCATGGTTTATATGTGGCATTTTCAGCCGAAGACGCAACCAGAACAGACATTGACTTTTTAAAGAGAATCTATTCAAAAGCAGAGGAATGCGGTGCTGACAGGGTTCACATTGCAGACACCACAGGCGCAATAACTCCTCAGGGCATCGACTATCTCGTAAGGGAGCTTGTAAAGGACTTGAACATTAATCTTGCACTTCACTGCCACAACGACTTCGGCCTTGCAGTAATCAATTCAATTACCGGAGTTCTTGCAGGTGCAAAGGGAATCTCAACAACAGTTAACGGTCTTGGTGAAAGGGCAGGAAACGCTTCCTTAGAAGAACTTATCATGGCTTTAAAAATATTATACGGAAAGGATTTGGGATTCAAGACCAAATACCTTAAGGAACTGTCCGATCTTGTTGCAGAAGCAAGCCAATTGCCGGTTCCATACAACAAACCTATTGTGGGAAACAACGTATTCAGGCACGAATCCGGAATTCACGTTGATGCAGTTATCGAAGAGCCTTTATGTTATGAACCCTATGTTCCTGAACTTGTAGGCCAAAAAAGACAATTAGTTTTGGGAAAGCATTCAGGATGCAGAGCCGTAAGGGCAAAACTGAACGAATGCGAACTGGACGTCAGCGACGACGAGCTCATCGAAATCGTAAGAAAAGTAAAGAAGTCCAGAGAGGAAGGCAAATACATCAACGATAAGGTGTTTAAGGAAATCGTCAAAAGCACGAAAAGGTAG
- the hacA gene encoding homoaconitase large subunit produces the protein MNITEKILSSKAGHEVSPGEIIEIPVDLAMSHDGTSPPAIKTFEKVTDKVWDPEKIVIVFDHNVPANTIGSAEFQKVCREFITKQGIKNNYIHGEGICHQVLPEMGLVEPGKVIVGADSHTCTYGAFGAFSTGMGATDLAMVYATGKTWFMVPHTIKMEVTGELNPYIAPKDVILNIIGEVGIAGATYKTAEFCGETIENMGVEGRATMCNMAIEMGAKNGIMEPNKEVIDYICKRTSKKENELKIYKSDEDAVYEREMHFDITDMEPQIACPNDVDNVKDISKVEGTAIDQCLIGSCTNGRLSDLKDAYEILKGKEINDNIRLLILPASREIYKQAMNLGYIEAFIDAGAIICNPGCGPCLGGHMGVLSEGEVCISTTNRNFKGRMGDPKSSVYLSNSKVVAASAIEGVITNPKDLK, from the coding sequence GTGAACATTACTGAAAAAATCTTATCTTCAAAGGCAGGCCATGAAGTGAGTCCCGGTGAAATTATAGAGATTCCGGTAGACCTTGCAATGTCTCACGACGGAACTTCACCACCTGCAATAAAGACCTTTGAAAAGGTAACGGATAAAGTCTGGGACCCGGAAAAGATTGTTATAGTATTCGACCATAACGTTCCGGCAAATACAATCGGATCTGCTGAGTTTCAGAAAGTTTGCCGTGAATTCATAACCAAACAGGGCATCAAAAACAATTACATTCATGGAGAAGGAATCTGCCACCAGGTGCTTCCCGAAATGGGACTGGTGGAGCCAGGAAAGGTAATTGTAGGTGCCGATTCACATACCTGTACATACGGAGCTTTCGGAGCCTTTTCAACAGGAATGGGAGCAACCGATTTGGCGATGGTTTACGCAACCGGAAAGACATGGTTCATGGTTCCCCATACGATTAAAATGGAAGTTACAGGCGAGCTAAATCCCTACATCGCCCCCAAAGACGTTATTTTAAATATCATCGGGGAAGTAGGCATTGCCGGTGCAACCTACAAGACCGCTGAATTCTGCGGCGAAACCATAGAAAATATGGGCGTTGAAGGAAGAGCCACCATGTGCAACATGGCAATCGAAATGGGTGCAAAAAACGGAATAATGGAACCCAATAAAGAAGTAATCGACTACATCTGCAAAAGGACTTCCAAAAAGGAAAATGAATTAAAGATATACAAATCGGATGAAGACGCAGTCTATGAAAGGGAGATGCACTTTGACATAACGGACATGGAGCCTCAAATAGCTTGCCCGAACGACGTAGACAACGTAAAGGACATCTCAAAGGTTGAAGGAACCGCAATTGACCAGTGTTTAATCGGTTCATGCACAAACGGAAGACTGTCCGATTTAAAAGATGCCTATGAAATCCTCAAAGGCAAGGAAATTAACGATAATATAAGATTATTAATATTGCCTGCATCCCGTGAAATATACAAGCAGGCAATGAATTTAGGATACATTGAAGCTTTCATTGATGCGGGAGCCATAATATGCAATCCGGGATGCGGACCGTGTCTCGGAGGACATATGGGAGTGCTGTCCGAAGGCGAAGTTTGTATTTCAACAACTAACAGGAATTTTAAAGGCAGAATGGGAGATCCGAAATCCTCAGTCTATCTTTCAAATTCAAAGGTTGTAGCCGCCTCAGCAATTGAAGGCGTTATAACAAATCCAAAAGACTTGAAGTGA
- a CDS encoding chorismate--pyruvate lyase family protein, translating into MPMNKNEANKRLIEKINAVEDSYPKNFSNTQKILLTTDGSITAILDVLYGKITLSTLEQHFEDATEESAKLVNCEVGDQVNFREIVMHKGDENLIYAISYIPIKRLTDEICCDLVRADIPIGRILKNYQIESRREVNNIFIEKPNETLQKLFNTDEDMLARDYAIIHKGEILMWIKEVFPVSKFTDI; encoded by the coding sequence ATGCCAATGAATAAAAATGAAGCCAACAAAAGGCTTATTGAGAAAATTAATGCTGTAGAAGATTCATATCCCAAAAACTTTTCAAATACACAAAAGATACTGTTGACAACCGACGGTTCAATTACAGCAATTTTAGACGTACTATACGGAAAAATTACATTATCAACACTTGAACAGCATTTTGAAGATGCAACGGAAGAAAGCGCAAAGCTTGTGAACTGCGAAGTGGGCGATCAGGTCAATTTCAGGGAAATCGTAATGCACAAGGGTGACGAAAACCTCATCTATGCCATTTCATACATCCCGATTAAAAGGCTGACCGATGAGATATGCTGCGATTTGGTAAGGGCAGACATTCCTATCGGAAGAATTTTAAAGAATTACCAAATCGAATCCAGAAGGGAAGTCAACAACATTTTCATTGAAAAACCGAATGAAACGCTTCAGAAGCTATTCAATACTGACGAGGACATGCTTGCAAGGGATTATGCCATCATACACAAGGGCGAAATACTCATGTGGATTAAGGAAGTATTCCCGGTAAGCAAATTTACAGACATTTAG
- the fen gene encoding flap endonuclease-1 — translation MGVKLKDIVEPEKISFKDLEGRAVSIDAFNTLYQFLSTIRQRDGQPLCDENGNITSHLSGILYRNSSMVEKGIKPIYVFDGKAPELKSDTQAKRREVRDEAEKIYKEALKSGDTEKARKYAMRSSKLSPEIIESSKKLLTLMGIPYVEAKGEGEAQAAYLVEKGDAYAVASQDYDCLLFGAKRVVRNLAVNSNLGNLEYYELRHVLHELGITREELIDMGILIGTDFCDGLKGIGAKTALKLAKKGQLEEKMAELQKESDHDLNEVRDIFLNHNVNEDYEIKWKKPDKEGLVEFLCYEHGFSESRVSKASDKLKNLSSSQGSLDAWF, via the coding sequence ATGGGAGTTAAGCTAAAGGACATTGTCGAGCCCGAAAAGATAAGCTTTAAGGACCTGGAAGGAAGAGCCGTTTCCATTGATGCATTCAATACGCTTTATCAGTTCCTCTCAACCATAAGGCAGAGGGACGGCCAGCCGTTATGTGATGAAAACGGAAATATCACATCACATTTAAGCGGAATACTTTACAGGAATTCATCAATGGTTGAAAAGGGAATAAAGCCAATCTATGTCTTTGACGGTAAAGCTCCGGAGCTTAAAAGCGACACTCAGGCAAAAAGAAGGGAAGTTCGCGATGAAGCCGAAAAGATATATAAGGAAGCATTGAAAAGCGGAGACACCGAAAAGGCCCGCAAATATGCAATGAGATCATCAAAGCTGTCTCCCGAAATAATAGAATCATCAAAAAAGCTCCTTACATTAATGGGAATACCTTACGTTGAAGCCAAAGGCGAGGGAGAAGCCCAGGCAGCCTATCTGGTTGAAAAGGGTGACGCATACGCCGTTGCTTCACAGGATTATGACTGTTTGCTCTTCGGAGCCAAAAGGGTTGTAAGAAACCTTGCAGTCAATTCCAATTTAGGAAACCTTGAATACTATGAATTAAGGCACGTCCTGCATGAACTGGGCATTACACGTGAAGAGCTCATTGATATGGGCATATTAATCGGAACTGATTTCTGCGACGGCCTGAAAGGAATTGGTGCTAAAACCGCTTTAAAGCTTGCTAAAAAAGGACAGCTTGAAGAAAAAATGGCTGAACTTCAAAAGGAAAGTGACCATGACCTCAATGAAGTCAGAGACATTTTCCTAAACCACAACGTTAATGAAGATTACGAAATTAAATGGAAAAAACCGGACAAGGAAGGGCTTGTTGAGTTTTTATGCTACGAACATGGATTTTCAGAAAGCCGTGTCTCAAAAGCCTCAGATAAGCTCAAGAACCTAAGCTCATCACAGGGAAGCCTTGACGCCTGGTTTTAA
- a CDS encoding DUF2119 domain-containing protein — translation MSYFQYIDNGKGPVKLFLGGVHGNEGKTSIRFIKSIKNEDLSDGQFYFYNFDRTDYISTLNQQYYESELGQKILGLINYFEPDFYTELHCYDLKNYEKLTSMERYRKTGVPPLIPAGDHILVSSVSPLIRMTYFSTETVCKTLEFPCIEKLTPEICNEFNFDKNKSIDRYKDLLRLITKSESRPDFEKAILKKYPSQVYMAMDYAKKVFGEDFPPY, via the coding sequence ATGTCCTATTTTCAATATATTGACAACGGCAAAGGCCCGGTTAAACTCTTTTTAGGTGGAGTTCACGGAAATGAAGGTAAAACTTCCATCCGCTTTATTAAATCCATTAAAAATGAAGATTTATCTGACGGCCAATTCTATTTTTACAATTTTGACAGAACAGACTATATTTCAACGCTTAATCAGCAATATTATGAGTCCGAACTGGGCCAGAAGATTTTAGGGCTGATTAATTACTTTGAGCCGGATTTCTACACCGAGCTGCACTGCTATGATTTAAAGAATTATGAAAAGTTAACCTCAATGGAGCGTTACAGAAAAACTGGAGTTCCTCCGCTGATTCCGGCAGGAGACCACATTCTGGTTTCATCCGTTTCACCATTAATAAGAATGACCTATTTTTCAACCGAAACGGTATGCAAAACCCTTGAATTCCCATGCATCGAGAAACTGACTCCTGAGATATGTAATGAATTTAATTTTGATAAAAACAAGTCAATTGATAGATATAAGGATTTGCTTCGTCTAATCACCAAATCCGAAAGCAGACCTGATTTTGAAAAGGCCATACTGAAAAAATATCCGTCTCAGGTCTACATGGCCATGGATTATGCAAAAAAAGTATTCGGCGAGGATTTCCCTCCATATTAA
- a CDS encoding adenosylhomocysteinase, with protein MSKVKDMSLAPEGVRKIEWVQKHMPVLEHIKEEYLETQPFKGITIGSCLHLEPKTINLGLTLMAGGAEVAMTGCNPLSTHDDAVAGAADLGLNVYGWREQDDEEYYQTINMVLDHKPDIIIDDGADMIMVLHNERTELLSHIKGACEETTTGVHRLQAMHADGALKFPVIAVNDAYTKYLFDNRYGTGQSSFDAIMGTTNMVIAGKTVVVCGYGWCGRGLALRAAGLGADVIVTEVDPIRALEARMDGYRVMTIREAVKQADLIITVTGNADIICGDDFKYMKDGCMLANSGHFNVEINRPDLEAISTEVKEVRESIEEFTTKDGRKLYLLADGRLVNLSAARGQGHPAEIMDMSFAVQALSAKHILENDLPVGVTKAPDEIDYNVATMKLKAMGIEIDSLTDKQKAYMANWQEGT; from the coding sequence ATGAGTAAAGTTAAGGATATGTCTCTTGCACCTGAAGGTGTCAGAAAAATCGAATGGGTTCAAAAACACATGCCTGTTTTGGAACACATTAAGGAAGAATATTTGGAAACCCAGCCTTTTAAGGGAATTACAATCGGATCATGCTTACACTTGGAACCTAAAACAATCAACTTAGGTCTTACATTAATGGCCGGTGGAGCAGAAGTCGCAATGACCGGATGCAACCCATTGTCAACTCATGATGATGCGGTAGCAGGAGCTGCCGATTTGGGATTGAACGTTTACGGATGGAGAGAACAGGACGATGAGGAATACTACCAGACCATTAACATGGTGCTTGACCACAAGCCTGACATTATCATCGATGACGGAGCCGACATGATTATGGTTCTCCACAACGAAAGGACAGAATTATTAAGCCACATCAAAGGCGCATGTGAGGAAACCACAACCGGTGTTCACCGTCTTCAGGCAATGCACGCTGACGGAGCATTAAAGTTCCCGGTTATTGCCGTTAATGACGCTTACACAAAATACTTATTCGATAACAGATACGGTACCGGACAGTCCAGTTTCGACGCCATTATGGGTACAACCAACATGGTAATCGCAGGAAAAACAGTTGTTGTCTGCGGATACGGCTGGTGCGGACGTGGACTTGCGTTAAGGGCAGCAGGTCTGGGTGCCGATGTCATCGTTACCGAAGTCGATCCAATCCGTGCTTTGGAAGCAAGAATGGACGGATACAGGGTAATGACTATCAGAGAAGCCGTTAAACAGGCTGATTTAATCATTACTGTAACCGGAAACGCAGACATTATCTGCGGTGATGACTTCAAGTACATGAAAGACGGCTGTATGCTTGCAAACTCCGGACACTTCAACGTTGAGATTAATCGTCCAGACTTAGAGGCTATTTCAACCGAAGTTAAAGAGGTAAGGGAAAGTATCGAAGAGTTCACCACCAAAGACGGACGCAAACTCTATTTACTCGCTGACGGACGTTTAGTTAACTTGTCAGCTGCACGTGGACAGGGGCACCCTGCTGAAATCATGGACATGAGTTTTGCCGTACAGGCATTGTCCGCAAAGCACATCTTGGAAAACGATTTGCCTGTTGGAGTAACCAAGGCTCCTGATGAAATCGACTACAATGTTGCAACCATGAAACTGAAAGCAATGGGCATTGAAATCGACTCATTAACCGATAAGCAAAAAGCTTATATGGCTAACTGGCAGGAAGGAACATAA
- a CDS encoding aldo/keto reductase, producing MLYNKLGKSGLEVSRLGFGAMRLPTIGSNDNIDETEASKMFTYGIEHGINLIDTAYPYHSKELDGNGNSERFIGKFLKENSYRDEIILSTKSPSWLMEEKGDFERYLDIQLDKLQTDYIDVYMLHALTVPDWNRVNNLDVLDFLDDCLASGKVKHVGFSSHIEVDYFIEILDEYPKWEVVLTQMNYLDEYYQSGIMGLNYLKEINVGSMIMEPLRGGRLVNNIPEEVQRLWNTSEVKRTPVEWALQYLWNRDDVDCVLSGMTSLEQVKENVKIASTEDIISESDQELIREVARTYRSFLGNRCTRCGYCMPCPEGVDIINCFTEYNIAHMMGDPKASAMQYFTLIDDDSRADSCIDCGECIPYCTQMINIPEELQKVYEYFGSEFDHF from the coding sequence ATGTTATATAACAAACTGGGAAAAAGCGGTCTGGAAGTTTCAAGACTCGGTTTTGGAGCCATGAGATTACCTACAATCGGTTCCAACGATAATATCGATGAAACAGAAGCTTCCAAAATGTTTACATACGGAATAGAGCATGGAATTAATCTGATTGATACCGCCTATCCATATCACAGCAAGGAGCTTGACGGAAACGGAAACAGCGAAAGGTTCATCGGCAAATTTCTTAAAGAAAATAGCTATCGCGATGAAATAATACTTTCCACCAAATCCCCGTCATGGCTGATGGAAGAAAAGGGCGATTTTGAGCGTTATCTCGACATACAGCTCGATAAACTGCAGACCGACTACATTGACGTTTACATGCTTCACGCACTGACCGTTCCCGACTGGAACAGGGTCAATAATCTGGATGTATTGGACTTTTTAGATGATTGTTTGGCCAGCGGAAAGGTTAAACACGTCGGATTCTCGTCACATATCGAAGTGGATTACTTTATCGAAATTCTGGATGAATATCCAAAGTGGGAAGTCGTCCTCACCCAGATGAACTATCTTGACGAGTATTACCAGTCCGGAATCATGGGACTCAATTACCTTAAGGAAATTAACGTCGGAAGCATGATAATGGAGCCATTGAGAGGAGGAAGACTGGTCAACAACATTCCCGAAGAAGTTCAAAGGCTATGGAACACGTCAGAAGTCAAAAGAACTCCGGTCGAGTGGGCGCTGCAGTATCTATGGAACAGGGATGACGTCGACTGCGTACTGAGCGGAATGACCTCATTGGAGCAGGTCAAGGAAAACGTTAAAATAGCTTCAACGGAAGACATAATAAGCGAAAGCGACCAGGAACTAATCAGAGAGGTTGCAAGAACGTACAGGAGCTTTCTTGGAAACAGATGCACCAGATGCGGCTACTGCATGCCATGTCCGGAGGGCGTTGACATCATCAACTGCTTTACCGAATACAACATTGCCCACATGATGGGCGATCCCAAGGCAAGCGCAATGCAGTACTTTACGCTGATTGATGACGATTCAAGGGCAGACAGCTGCATCGACTGCGGAGAGTGCATACCATACTGTACCCAGATGATAAACATTCCAGAAGAACTTCAGAAGGTTTATGAATATTTCGGTAGTGAATTCGATCATTTTTAA